Within the Luteimonas sp. JM171 genome, the region TGGATGACGCGGGTCATTGAACCCCGGTCGGTTTCGGCCAGCAGCGGCGCCATCATGAACAGGGCCGCGCCCACCGAGACCAGCATGTGGGTGCGCAGGCCGGCAGAGCGGCCTTTCGCCTCACGCTCCCAGCCGATGATTCCACCGAGCAGCGCGGCACACCCCAGCCGCGACACGATCACGGTCACGGTCTCCACGTCCGGCAGCGCGAATTCCGACGCCAGCGCCGTTCCCACCTCGTTCCACACGCTCATGTACGACCCCGGGTTGCATCAGACTGCGCGGATGGTTGCCGATGACGGGGAAAAACGGCGTGCAGGGCCGCGCCTTGACCCAGGTCACCGCGCTGCACCGCGGTGGATGGGACCATGTCGCCATCACCCGTCGATCCACGGAGGATCCCATGGAACCCAGGAAATTTCCCCTGGCCATTGCGCTTGCGCTGGCCGTCGGCGCGCTGGCGGCAGGCTGCGCCCAGGACACCCCCATCGGCGAAACCGCCGGCGCACCGGCGATTGAGGCGGCCGCTCCCGTCCCTGCGGACCACCCGGCCCACGACGACGGGCACACGCAGGACCACGACCACGACGTCTCCCATGCCGCCGGGGTCGACTTCCCGGTGCCGGACAACCACGTCAAGTGGGAGCCGGATGCCCCCCTGGTGGAAGGCATGTCGCGCGTGCGCGGCGCCATCGACGGCCTGGGCCAGGCCGGTGACGAGGCCGCCGTCCTGGCCGGCGCGGCGGAGGTCGACGCCGCCATCGAATACATGTTCGAGAACTGCAGCCTGCCGGTGGAGCCGGACGTCGCCCTCCACGCCGTGCTGGCGCGCCTGATGGCGGCCACCCAGGCCCTCAATGCCGATCCGTCGGACACCTCGCCGGTGCACGACATGCACGCGGCGGTGGACAACTACGAGGCGCTGTTCGACGACCCCAACGCCTGATGCAGCCCGGGGGAGCGCGCCCTGCGCGCTCCTGCAGCCATCACGCCATCGGCAGCTTGAGGCCCTGCTCCCGCGCGCACTGCCGGGCGATCTCGTACCCGGCATCGGCGTGGCGCATCACGCCGGTGCCGGGATCATTCCAGAGCACGCGTCCGATGCGCCGGTCCGCTTCTTCGCTGCCGTCGCACACGATCACCACGCCGCTGTGCTGTGAGTAGCCCATGCCCACGCCGCCGCCGTGATGCAGGCTGACCCAGGTGGCGCCGCCGGCGACGTTGAGCATGGCGTTGAGCAGCGGCCAGTCGCTGACCGCGTCGCTGCCATCAGCCATCGCCTCGGTTTCGCGATTGGGCGACGCCACGCTGCCCGAGTCCAGGTGGTCGCGCCCGATCACCACCGGCGCCTTCAGCTCGCCATTGCGCACCATTTCGTTGAAGGCCAGGCCCAGCCGGTGGCGCTGGCCAAGCCCGACCCAGCAGATCCGCGCCGGCAGGCCCTGGAAGCTGATGCGCTCGCGCGCCATGTCCAGCCAGTTGTGCAGGTGGTCGTCGTCGGGAATCAATTCCTTCACCTTGGCATCGGTCCGGTAGATGTCCTCGGGATCGCCGCTCAGGGCCACCCAGCGGAACGGCCCGATGCCGCGGCAGAACAGCGGCCGCACGTAGGCCGGGACGAAGCCCGGGAAATCAAAGGCCTTCGCACAGCCCTCGTTGAACGCCATCTGGCGGATGTTGTTGCCGTAGTCGACCGTGGGGATGCCCTGTTCGTGGAAGGCCAGCATCGCCTCCACGTGGGTGCGCATGGATTTCATCGCCTCGTCGCGGACCCGTTCCGGGTCGGTCTTCTGCTGCGCCAGCCACTGCTCGACCATCCAGCCCGCCGGCAGGTAGCCGTGTACCGGAT harbors:
- a CDS encoding MgtC/SapB family protein, which gives rise to MSVWNEVGTALASEFALPDVETVTVIVSRLGCAALLGGIIGWEREAKGRSAGLRTHMLVSVGAALFMMAPLLAETDRGSMTRVIQGIVQGIGFLGAGAILRHERGHRVEGLTTAAGIWLTAAVGMTAGMGQEILALFTAVLALVVFAVLPKVEESSMLAGESEE
- the hutU gene encoding urocanate hydratase, coding for MTDTRPDPRHDPSRSIRAPRGSELTCRSWLTEAAYRMIQNNLDPDVAERPEDLVVYGGIGRAARDWASYDAILESLRNLGDDETLLVQSGKPVGIFPTHPDAPRVLIANSNLVPAWANWEHFNELDRKGLMMYGQMTAGSWIYIGSQGIVQGTYETFVEMGRQHYGGSLKGKWILTAGLGGMGGAQPLAASLAGASSLTIECRQAAIDFRLRTRYVDEQADDLDDALARIARYTQAGEARSIALLGNAAEILPELVRRGVRPDCVTDQTSAHDPVHGYLPAGWMVEQWLAQQKTDPERVRDEAMKSMRTHVEAMLAFHEQGIPTVDYGNNIRQMAFNEGCAKAFDFPGFVPAYVRPLFCRGIGPFRWVALSGDPEDIYRTDAKVKELIPDDDHLHNWLDMARERISFQGLPARICWVGLGQRHRLGLAFNEMVRNGELKAPVVIGRDHLDSGSVASPNRETEAMADGSDAVSDWPLLNAMLNVAGGATWVSLHHGGGVGMGYSQHSGVVIVCDGSEEADRRIGRVLWNDPGTGVMRHADAGYEIARQCAREQGLKLPMA